In one Hymenobacter sp. DG25B genomic region, the following are encoded:
- the atpA gene encoding F0F1 ATP synthase subunit alpha, with the protein MAEVRPDEVSAILREQLSNFKTEAELEEVGTVLQVGDGVARIYGLGKAQSGELLEFENGLQALVLNLEEDNVGAVMLGDYSEIREGATVRRTNKIASIQVGEGIVGRVVNTLGLPIDGRGPIQGQTYDMPLERKAPGVIFRQPVNEPMQTGIKAIDAMIPIGRGQRELIIGDRQTGKSTVALDTILNQREFYDRGEPVFCIYVAVGQKASTVAQIVNSLQRGGAMDYTVVVSASAADPAPMQFFAPFTGAAIGEYFRDTGRPALVVYDDLSKQAVAYREVSLLLRRPPGREAYPGDVFYLHSRLLERAAKINASDEIARSMNDLPDSIKHLVKGGGSLTALPIIETQAGDVSAYIPTNVISITDGQIFLETNLFNAGIRPAINVGISVSRVGGNAQIKSMKKVAGTLKLDQAQFRELEAFAKFGSDLDASTKLTIERGRRNLEILKQPQFSPQRVEDQVAVIYAATNGLLDQVPVNKVREFEKEFVQVMTSRHPEALQGLKAGKLDDSITGAIRQVAKDLSAVYANK; encoded by the coding sequence ATGGCAGAAGTACGTCCGGATGAAGTATCCGCCATTCTGCGGGAGCAGCTGTCCAACTTCAAAACCGAAGCCGAACTCGAAGAGGTTGGTACGGTACTGCAGGTTGGCGACGGTGTAGCCCGCATCTACGGCCTGGGCAAAGCCCAGTCGGGGGAATTGCTCGAGTTTGAAAACGGCCTGCAGGCCCTGGTTCTCAACCTGGAAGAAGACAACGTAGGTGCCGTAATGCTCGGCGACTACAGCGAAATCCGGGAAGGAGCTACGGTGCGCCGCACCAATAAAATTGCCTCTATTCAGGTAGGCGAAGGTATCGTAGGCCGCGTGGTAAACACGCTGGGTCTGCCTATCGACGGCCGCGGCCCCATCCAGGGCCAGACCTACGATATGCCTCTGGAGCGTAAAGCGCCGGGCGTTATCTTCCGTCAGCCGGTAAACGAGCCCATGCAGACGGGTATCAAGGCTATTGACGCCATGATTCCGATTGGCCGTGGCCAGCGCGAGCTGATCATCGGTGACCGTCAGACGGGTAAGTCGACGGTAGCCCTGGATACCATCCTGAACCAGCGTGAGTTTTACGACCGCGGCGAGCCGGTATTCTGCATCTACGTTGCCGTAGGTCAGAAAGCCTCTACGGTTGCCCAAATCGTAAACTCGCTGCAGCGCGGCGGCGCCATGGATTACACCGTGGTGGTTTCGGCCTCGGCGGCTGATCCGGCTCCTATGCAGTTCTTCGCGCCCTTCACGGGTGCCGCCATTGGCGAGTACTTCCGCGACACGGGCCGTCCGGCACTGGTAGTGTACGATGACTTGTCGAAGCAGGCAGTTGCTTACCGTGAGGTGTCGCTGCTGCTGCGTCGTCCTCCCGGACGTGAAGCTTATCCCGGCGACGTATTCTATCTGCACAGCCGCCTGTTGGAGCGCGCCGCGAAGATCAACGCTTCGGACGAAATTGCCCGCAGCATGAACGACCTGCCCGACAGCATCAAGCACCTCGTAAAAGGTGGTGGTTCGCTGACGGCTCTGCCCATCATTGAGACGCAGGCTGGTGACGTATCGGCGTATATCCCCACGAACGTAATTTCGATTACGGACGGTCAGATCTTCCTCGAAACCAACCTGTTCAATGCCGGTATCCGCCCGGCCATCAACGTAGGTATCTCGGTATCCCGCGTAGGTGGTAACGCCCAGATCAAGTCGATGAAGAAGGTGGCCGGTACGCTGAAGCTGGACCAGGCGCAGTTCCGCGAGCTGGAAGCCTTCGCCAAGTTCGGCTCCGACCTCGATGCCTCGACCAAGCTCACTATTGAGCGTGGCCGTCGTAACCTCGAAATCCTGAAGCAGCCCCAGTTCTCGCCCCAGCGGGTAGAAGATCAGGTGGCCGTTATCTACGCCGCTACCAACGGCCTGCTTGACCAAGTACCAGTAAACAAGGTGCGGGAGTTCGAGAAGGAGTTTGTGCAGGTGATGACCTCGCGCCACCCAGAGGCTCTACAAGGGCTGAAGGCTGGTAAGCTGGACGATTCCATCACCGGTGCTATCCGTCAGGTTGCCAAAGACCTGTCGGCGGTATACGCTAATAAGTAA
- the atpG gene encoding ATP synthase F1 subunit gamma — MASLKEVRNRIQSVSSTQQITKAMKMVAAAKLRRAQDNILRMRPYAQRLNSILSNLTGLAGGEIVSEYAVQREVRRVLVIAVTSDRGLAGAFNSNIFKGVNALVQERYAAQAAAGNITVLAIGKKAHDYFGKRGPLLGDYNHVFTKLSFDTVRVAAEQAMEGFRMGQFDEVVMVYNEFKNVATQIVRTQQLLPLVPAELPQGATDTMNVDYIFEPSKEEIIQTLIPQSLKVQLYKAVLESNASEHGARMTAMDKATDNAGELLKQLKLTYNRTRQAAITTEILEIVGGAEALAASR, encoded by the coding sequence ATGGCTAGCTTAAAAGAAGTCCGTAACCGAATTCAGTCGGTGAGCAGCACGCAGCAAATCACCAAAGCCATGAAAATGGTAGCGGCGGCTAAGCTGCGTCGCGCGCAGGACAACATCCTGCGCATGCGCCCTTACGCCCAGCGGCTGAACAGCATTCTGAGCAACCTCACGGGGCTGGCCGGCGGCGAAATTGTAAGCGAGTATGCAGTGCAGCGTGAGGTGCGCCGCGTGCTGGTTATTGCGGTTACCTCTGACCGAGGCCTGGCGGGTGCGTTCAACAGCAACATCTTCAAGGGTGTGAATGCCCTGGTACAGGAGCGTTACGCGGCACAAGCGGCTGCTGGCAACATTACTGTTCTGGCCATCGGTAAGAAGGCTCACGATTACTTCGGGAAGCGTGGCCCGCTGCTGGGTGACTATAACCACGTATTCACCAAGCTGTCCTTCGACACGGTGCGCGTGGCCGCTGAGCAGGCTATGGAAGGTTTCCGCATGGGTCAGTTCGATGAGGTGGTGATGGTTTATAACGAGTTCAAGAACGTAGCTACGCAAATTGTACGCACGCAGCAGCTGTTGCCGCTGGTGCCCGCCGAGCTGCCCCAGGGCGCTACGGACACGATGAACGTGGATTACATCTTTGAGCCTTCGAAAGAAGAAATCATCCAGACGCTGATTCCCCAGTCGTTGAAAGTGCAGCTGTACAAGGCCGTACTGGAAAGCAACGCCTCGGAGCATGGCGCCCGCATGACGGCCATGGACAAAGCCACCGACAACGCCGGTGAACTGCTGAAGCAACTCAAGCTGACGTACAACCGCACGCGTCAGGCGGCCATCACCACCGAGATTCTCGAAATCGTGGGTGGTGCCGAAGCGCTGGCCGCCAGCCGGTAA
- a CDS encoding HAD family hydrolase, translated as MPDFSSYALIFDMDGVLIDNTPTQARAFQLLFRDLGLTTNASRLLRRLNGMPASKILSTVFTNPVPKKQLEEYASQREFLYRTLYWNKRKPLPGLVSFLEKARAAGFKIGLGTGSGTETIRYIIDYLDLRRFFDAVIGKDDVDHGKPHADTYTVTARKLGIPPERCIVFEDAMLGEQAAYKAGMRCIGVSTTLKPTEFQAPLTVIKDFTEITPAQVLQLLTKQHDAPKPDAQLAKRQYMKL; from the coding sequence ATGCCTGATTTCTCTTCCTACGCCCTCATCTTTGATATGGATGGCGTACTGATTGACAATACGCCTACGCAGGCCCGCGCCTTTCAGCTTTTATTCCGGGACCTGGGGCTAACGACTAACGCCAGCCGCCTGCTGCGCCGCCTGAACGGCATGCCCGCCAGTAAAATTCTTTCCACTGTCTTCACCAATCCGGTGCCCAAAAAGCAGCTGGAAGAATATGCCTCGCAACGTGAGTTCCTGTACCGCACTTTGTACTGGAACAAACGCAAACCCCTGCCGGGCCTGGTCTCCTTTCTGGAAAAGGCGCGCGCCGCCGGCTTCAAAATAGGCCTGGGTACAGGCTCCGGCACAGAAACCATCCGCTATATCATCGATTACCTGGACCTGCGCCGCTTTTTTGATGCCGTCATCGGGAAAGATGATGTAGACCACGGCAAGCCTCACGCCGATACCTATACCGTAACGGCTCGTAAGCTGGGCATTCCGCCAGAGCGCTGCATTGTGTTTGAAGATGCTATGCTGGGCGAGCAGGCCGCCTACAAAGCCGGCATGCGCTGTATCGGCGTATCCACCACCCTGAAGCCGACTGAGTTTCAAGCCCCACTCACGGTTATCAAGGACTTCACTGAAATAACCCCCGCCCAGGTTCTTCAACTCCTGACCAAGCAACATGATGCGCCCAAACCCGACGCGCAGCTGGCCAAGCGGCAGTACATGAAACTATAG
- the pafA gene encoding alkaline phosphatase PafA has protein sequence MKKSLLWLAVALVSLPAVAQKKSKTQTLERPKLMVGIVVDQMRYDYLYRYWNKYGSGGFKRLLGQGFSYENTHYNYVPTYTGPGHASIYTGTTPSVHGIVGNNWYVREEGRGTYVTEDKSVKAVGGSAAAGQQSPHYMLTSTITDELRLATNFQSKVIGVCIKDRGSILPAGHAANAAYWYDGTNGAFISSSYYQNTLPGWVANFNSQQKAAQYLSKPWETLLPIAQYTESSADDVPWESAFKGEARPVFPHDLPQLSAGAPPAVKDALKAEGEKAPLATSRNLDLIRSTPFGNSLTLDFALEALRNEQLGQRDVTDFLALSFSSTDYLGHQFGPNSIEVEDTYLRLDQDLERLLRYLDDNVGKGQVLVFLSADHGGAHAPDFLLDKGIPAGNVGSALMRDSLQRELVRRHGAGKWVLSFENQQVYLNRPLVAQKKLDLNQMQREVAEVMLDMTGVARTYTAPDFQQSHFESGLPMYLENGFFPKRSGDVSVVLAPGWLESYTYPINKGATHGSSGNYDTHVPLLFWGWHVKHGESNSAARIIDIAPTVARWLHIQEPNGCTGEPLQEVLGR, from the coding sequence TTGAAAAAGAGCCTGTTGTGGCTGGCGGTGGCCCTGGTGTCGTTGCCCGCAGTTGCCCAGAAGAAAAGCAAGACGCAGACGCTGGAGCGCCCCAAGCTGATGGTGGGTATTGTGGTAGATCAAATGCGCTACGACTACCTGTACCGCTACTGGAACAAGTATGGCAGTGGCGGCTTCAAGCGCCTGCTGGGGCAGGGCTTCAGCTACGAAAACACACACTATAACTACGTGCCCACCTACACCGGGCCGGGTCACGCCAGCATTTACACGGGCACTACGCCCTCCGTGCACGGTATTGTGGGCAACAACTGGTATGTGCGGGAAGAAGGCCGCGGCACGTACGTAACGGAAGATAAATCGGTGAAGGCGGTGGGCGGCTCCGCAGCCGCCGGGCAGCAGTCGCCGCACTACATGCTTACCAGCACCATTACCGATGAGCTGCGCCTGGCTACCAATTTTCAGAGCAAAGTCATTGGGGTGTGTATTAAGGACCGGGGCTCCATTCTGCCCGCCGGCCACGCGGCCAATGCGGCCTACTGGTACGATGGCACGAATGGGGCTTTTATCAGCAGCTCCTACTACCAGAACACGCTGCCCGGCTGGGTGGCCAACTTCAATAGCCAGCAGAAAGCCGCCCAGTACCTGAGCAAGCCCTGGGAAACGCTGCTGCCCATTGCCCAATACACGGAAAGCTCTGCCGATGATGTGCCGTGGGAATCGGCGTTTAAGGGTGAAGCCAGACCGGTTTTTCCGCATGATTTACCCCAACTCAGCGCCGGCGCCCCGCCCGCGGTGAAAGACGCCCTCAAGGCGGAAGGGGAGAAAGCCCCGTTGGCCACGTCCCGGAATCTGGACCTGATTCGCTCTACGCCCTTCGGCAATTCCCTGACGCTGGATTTCGCGCTGGAAGCCCTGCGCAACGAGCAGCTGGGTCAGCGTGACGTAACCGATTTTCTGGCGCTGAGCTTTTCCAGCACGGACTACCTGGGGCATCAGTTTGGCCCCAACTCCATTGAGGTAGAAGATACCTACCTGCGCCTCGACCAGGACCTGGAGCGCCTGCTGCGCTACCTGGATGATAATGTGGGCAAAGGCCAGGTGCTGGTGTTCCTCTCTGCCGACCACGGCGGGGCGCACGCCCCCGATTTCCTACTGGACAAAGGCATTCCGGCCGGCAACGTGGGCTCGGCGCTGATGCGCGACTCTCTGCAGCGCGAGCTGGTGCGCCGGCACGGGGCCGGCAAATGGGTGCTGAGCTTCGAAAATCAGCAGGTGTACCTGAACCGGCCGCTGGTGGCGCAAAAGAAGCTGGACCTGAATCAGATGCAGCGCGAAGTGGCTGAAGTGATGCTGGACATGACCGGCGTAGCACGCACCTATACCGCGCCTGACTTTCAGCAGTCGCACTTTGAGAGTGGGCTGCCTATGTACCTGGAAAACGGCTTTTTCCCCAAGCGCAGCGGTGATGTTTCGGTGGTATTAGCGCCGGGCTGGCTGGAATCGTATACCTACCCCATCAACAAAGGCGCTACGCACGGCTCCTCCGGCAACTACGATACGCACGTGCCGCTACTTTTCTGGGGCTGGCACGTAAAGCACGGCGAGTCTAACTCGGCCGCACGTATCATCGACATTGCGCCCACGGTGGCGCGCTGGCTGCACATTCAGGAGCCCAACGGCTGCACCGGAGAACCGCTGCAGGAAGTACTGGGCCGATAA
- a CDS encoding inorganic diphosphatase — translation MTHFNPWHDVALGDNAPQVVNGIIEIPKGSKGKYELDKESGLLKLDRVLFSAVHYPAAYGFIPRTYCDDKDPLDILVLCSVDIVPMCLVDAKVIGVMQMIDGDEEDDKIIAVAANDVSVNHYNDIADLPPHTLLEMQRFFEDYKALEHKHVSVERFMGREDAYHIVEKSIQLYNETFGTKHAAQAAAAQ, via the coding sequence ATGACGCATTTTAATCCCTGGCATGACGTAGCCCTCGGTGATAACGCCCCGCAAGTAGTGAATGGCATTATTGAAATTCCGAAAGGCTCGAAAGGCAAATACGAGCTGGACAAAGAAAGCGGCCTGCTGAAGCTGGACCGGGTTCTGTTTTCCGCCGTGCATTATCCGGCCGCATACGGTTTTATTCCCCGCACCTACTGCGACGATAAAGACCCCTTGGACATTCTGGTGCTGTGCTCGGTAGATATTGTACCCATGTGCCTGGTAGACGCCAAGGTAATTGGGGTGATGCAGATGATTGACGGCGACGAGGAAGACGACAAAATTATTGCCGTGGCCGCTAACGATGTATCGGTAAACCACTACAACGATATTGCCGACCTGCCCCCGCACACCCTGCTGGAAATGCAGCGTTTTTTTGAGGACTACAAAGCCCTGGAGCACAAGCATGTGAGCGTGGAGCGCTTTATGGGCCGCGAAGACGCGTACCACATCGTGGAGAAGAGCATTCAGCTCTACAACGAAACCTTTGGTACCAAGCACGCCGCGCAGGCCGCCGCTGCGCAGTAA
- a CDS encoding DUF6766 family protein → MPKKPARSPFLRFLYENSLLLVGTALVLGTLAGQCYTGWQDYNDELEQMKLPQLALQQYLGSGHFLEATFENWESEFLQMALYVLLTVGLRQKGSSESKKLYEKEEVDRKPDPNRKGAPAPVRWGGIWLLLFKNSLSIAFTLLFFASLFLHAKGGAEVYNVEQLQQHKPLVSTWEYMSTTRFWFESLQNWQSEFLSIVSIVGLSIFLRQQGSPESKPVDAPNDETGE, encoded by the coding sequence ATGCCCAAAAAACCCGCTAGGTCGCCGTTTCTGCGTTTCCTCTATGAGAACAGCCTGCTGTTGGTAGGCACCGCCCTGGTGCTGGGCACCCTGGCCGGGCAGTGCTATACCGGCTGGCAGGATTACAACGATGAGCTAGAGCAAATGAAGCTGCCCCAACTAGCTTTACAGCAATACCTTGGCTCGGGTCATTTTCTGGAAGCCACCTTCGAAAACTGGGAAAGCGAGTTTCTGCAAATGGCCCTGTACGTGCTGCTCACGGTGGGGCTGCGGCAAAAAGGCTCGTCAGAGTCCAAGAAGCTATACGAGAAAGAAGAAGTAGACCGGAAGCCGGATCCTAACCGCAAGGGCGCCCCGGCTCCGGTACGTTGGGGCGGCATCTGGCTGCTGCTATTCAAAAATTCCCTCAGCATTGCCTTCACCCTGCTGTTTTTTGCCAGCCTGTTTCTGCATGCCAAAGGCGGCGCCGAGGTGTACAATGTAGAGCAGCTGCAGCAACACAAGCCGTTGGTAAGCACCTGGGAGTATATGAGCACCACCCGCTTTTGGTTTGAGTCGCTGCAGAACTGGCAGAGCGAGTTCCTGTCTATTGTTTCTATTGTGGGACTGTCCATTTTCCTGCGGCAGCAAGGCTCCCCGGAGTCGAAGCCGGTGGATGCCCCCAACGACGAAACCGGCGAGTAG
- a CDS encoding UbiA family prenyltransferase — MRPSSHTAPAGIAAQLISLLRGLLDAILYSSLLVAAAATGLTAATFLFWQQLMPPRLALLIFAATLFLYNLDSILPYKYTQPALLSQRKRWMLRHRRALLGVAVVSLAIAGWVFLFDGWLHLTPFLGHLAVISVLYSLPVLGRRGQRRSLRDVPLLKGFLIAYVWSAVTVWMPALQLHQPLFSPVVLVLFARRFFFILALTFVFDIRDYTKDRLSGTQTFPGLFGVRAAKFLALGALALATVLIPPGASTLHIWVLTLPLILTAGIIWQANEARSDYYFALLADGVMLLQFLAVYWAAR; from the coding sequence ATGCGCCCTTCCTCTCATACTGCCCCGGCTGGCATAGCGGCGCAACTTATAAGCTTGCTGCGAGGGCTGCTGGATGCCATTCTATACAGTAGCTTGTTGGTAGCTGCCGCGGCCACCGGCCTCACGGCCGCTACCTTCCTGTTCTGGCAGCAGCTCATGCCCCCCCGGCTGGCCCTGCTCATCTTCGCAGCCACGCTGTTCCTGTATAACCTCGACAGCATTCTGCCTTACAAATACACGCAGCCGGCATTGCTCTCCCAGCGCAAGCGCTGGATGCTACGCCACCGCCGCGCCCTGCTGGGAGTGGCGGTAGTAAGCCTGGCCATAGCGGGCTGGGTTTTTCTGTTTGATGGGTGGCTGCACCTAACGCCGTTTCTGGGTCACCTGGCGGTTATTTCGGTGCTGTACTCGTTGCCAGTGCTGGGCCGCCGGGGCCAGCGCCGCAGCCTGCGCGACGTACCCCTGCTGAAGGGCTTTCTCATTGCCTATGTATGGTCGGCGGTGACGGTATGGATGCCGGCGCTGCAGCTGCACCAGCCGCTGTTTTCGCCCGTGGTGCTGGTGCTGTTTGCCCGCCGCTTCTTCTTTATTCTGGCCCTCACCTTTGTCTTCGACATTCGGGACTATACCAAAGACCGGCTAAGTGGTACCCAGACCTTTCCCGGGCTGTTTGGCGTGCGGGCCGCCAAGTTTCTGGCGCTGGGGGCGTTGGCGCTGGCTACCGTGCTGATTCCGCCCGGGGCCTCCACCTTACACATATGGGTGCTCACGCTGCCGCTCATCTTAACCGCCGGCATTATCTGGCAGGCCAATGAGGCGCGCTCCGACTATTATTTTGCTTTGCTGGCCGATGGGGTAATGTTGCTCCAGTTCCTGGCCGTGTACTGGGCTGCCCGCTAA
- a CDS encoding bifunctional ADP-dependent NAD(P)H-hydrate dehydratase/NAD(P)H-hydrate epimerase, with product MKLLSASQTRQADQATIQAEGIRSEDLMERAATALARWLMQRLPLQTPAREIHVFCGPGNNGGDGLAAARLLHHAGYPVQVWLLPASQHSPDFTLNRQRLPADVPCQELHPEQLPALPQAAVVVDALFGTGLTRPLEDPAAALVHHLNQAAVTVVAVDVPSGLLLDAPQPSVSAVVQAKHTISFDLPKLAFLLPQNAPYVGEWHVLPIGLAVEVIHNLPVDNYFVDEIMLMNRLPHRQTFSHKGTYGRALLLLGSYGKIGAGVLAARACLHSGVGLLTVSLPATGYNILQTAVPEAMALTDSQPNHLCDLPELKPYSAIGIGPGVGQHDDTRSLLEELLCTSKAPLVLDADALNLMAANRPLLDLLPPDSILTPHPKEFERLTEPARNDYHRLELLRTFCQQYRCFTVLKGAYTCTGTPTGELYFNSTGNPGMATGGSGDVLTGVLTALRAQGLTPLDACLVGVYAHGRAGDLAALQTGEMGLTASDLVAQLGPALRELTPPKTL from the coding sequence ATGAAACTTCTCTCCGCGTCCCAAACCCGCCAGGCCGATCAGGCCACTATTCAGGCCGAAGGCATTCGTTCCGAAGACCTGATGGAGCGGGCGGCTACGGCGTTGGCCCGGTGGCTGATGCAGCGCCTGCCTCTGCAAACGCCAGCCCGGGAGATTCACGTCTTCTGCGGCCCCGGCAATAATGGTGGTGACGGGCTGGCTGCAGCCCGCCTCCTGCACCACGCCGGCTACCCTGTACAGGTCTGGCTATTACCCGCCAGCCAGCACTCCCCGGACTTCACCCTAAACCGTCAGCGCTTACCCGCTGATGTTCCGTGCCAGGAGCTTCACCCGGAACAGCTGCCTGCACTTCCCCAAGCAGCGGTGGTAGTAGATGCCTTGTTTGGCACCGGGCTAACCCGGCCGCTGGAAGACCCGGCCGCAGCCCTAGTCCATCACCTCAACCAGGCAGCGGTCACGGTTGTGGCTGTTGATGTGCCTTCCGGTCTATTACTGGATGCGCCCCAGCCTTCGGTTAGCGCTGTGGTGCAGGCCAAGCATACGATTAGCTTTGATTTGCCGAAACTGGCTTTTCTGCTGCCCCAAAACGCCCCGTACGTGGGGGAATGGCACGTTTTGCCCATTGGGCTAGCAGTTGAAGTTATCCACAATTTACCTGTGGATAACTACTTTGTGGATGAAATAATGTTGATGAACCGTTTGCCACACCGGCAAACCTTCAGCCATAAAGGCACCTATGGCCGTGCCCTGCTGCTGCTGGGCAGCTATGGTAAAATAGGCGCCGGAGTATTGGCGGCCCGGGCTTGCCTGCATAGTGGCGTGGGGTTGCTGACGGTTAGTCTCCCAGCCACTGGTTACAACATCCTGCAAACTGCCGTGCCCGAGGCTATGGCGCTTACCGATTCACAGCCAAATCATCTCTGCGACCTGCCGGAGCTTAAGCCCTATTCTGCCATTGGAATAGGGCCGGGCGTGGGGCAGCACGACGACACCCGCTCCTTGCTGGAAGAATTGCTCTGCACCAGCAAAGCCCCACTGGTGCTGGATGCCGATGCGCTGAATCTGATGGCCGCCAACCGCCCCCTGCTGGATCTATTGCCCCCCGACTCTATCCTGACGCCCCACCCCAAGGAGTTTGAGCGCCTGACGGAACCGGCTCGAAACGATTATCACCGCCTGGAGCTGCTGCGCACTTTTTGCCAACAATACCGCTGTTTTACTGTGCTTAAAGGCGCCTATACCTGCACCGGCACGCCCACCGGCGAGCTGTATTTCAACAGCACCGGCAACCCCGGCATGGCTACCGGCGGCAGCGGCGACGTGCTGACCGGGGTACTTACGGCTTTACGCGCCCAGGGGCTGACCCCGCTGGATGCCTGCCTGGTAGGCGTGTATGCCCACGGCCGCGCCGGCGACCTGGCCGCGCTCCAGACGGGGGAAATGGGCCTGACCGCCTCCGATTTGGTGGCGCAGCTTGGCCCAGCCCTGCGGGAGCTAACGCCTCCCAAAACTTTATAA
- the msrB gene encoding peptide-methionine (R)-S-oxide reductase MsrB has protein sequence MQTWNDVIRLANHGSPAPDKRVEKTDEEWKALLTPEQYYITRQHGTERAFAGEYCEAHEAGLYACVCCGTPLYDSRTKFESGTGWPSFTQPVKENALKYKKDTSYGMTRVEVLCNTCDAHQGHVFPDGPPPSGLRLCINSAAIKLVTEGAPVQ, from the coding sequence ATGCAAACCTGGAATGACGTCATCCGGCTGGCCAACCACGGCAGCCCGGCCCCCGATAAGCGCGTAGAAAAAACCGACGAAGAGTGGAAAGCCCTACTCACGCCGGAGCAGTATTACATTACCCGCCAGCACGGCACGGAGCGGGCCTTTGCCGGCGAGTACTGCGAAGCCCACGAAGCCGGCCTTTACGCCTGCGTGTGCTGCGGTACTCCGCTCTACGACTCCCGCACCAAGTTTGAGTCGGGCACTGGCTGGCCCAGCTTTACGCAGCCAGTGAAGGAAAATGCCCTCAAATACAAGAAAGACACCAGCTACGGCATGACGCGCGTGGAAGTGCTCTGCAATACCTGTGATGCCCACCAGGGCCACGTTTTCCCCGACGGCCCCCCGCCCAGTGGCCTGCGCCTGTGCATTAACTCGGCGGCCATTAAGCTGGTGACGGAAGGTGCGCCGGTGCAATAG
- the sdaAA gene encoding L-serine ammonia-lyase, iron-sulfur-dependent, subunit alpha encodes MSLLFTDFASWQAHCAATGEPLYQPVLTYEIEQKGRTEEEIWAGLQRAYDVMRDAVHTGLTGDMTSRSGMINNGAKKIAASPITVLSPEFKNLVIRALGAKEVNSCMGRVVAAPTAGASGILPGVLVTLQDLHKLDDRKILEGLLVSAGIALIIEQNASLAGAVGGCQAETGSAAAMGSGAIVYCLGGSVEYTFAAVAITIQCMLGLVCDPVAGLVEVPCVVRNASAAAIAFSSAQIAIAGVDPVIPVDQCVAALGEVGQSMETRYKETALGGLANTTRGREIEKMVLVQDVNILPDEDTE; translated from the coding sequence ATGTCCTTATTATTCACTGATTTTGCCTCCTGGCAGGCACACTGCGCCGCTACCGGCGAGCCGCTATACCAGCCCGTGCTGACCTACGAAATAGAGCAGAAAGGCCGTACCGAAGAAGAAATATGGGCGGGGCTGCAGCGCGCCTATGACGTGATGCGCGACGCCGTGCATACCGGCCTTACCGGCGACATGACCTCCCGCTCAGGCATGATCAACAACGGCGCGAAGAAAATAGCGGCTTCGCCCATTACGGTGCTGTCTCCGGAGTTCAAAAATCTGGTTATTAGGGCATTGGGGGCCAAGGAAGTGAATTCGTGCATGGGCCGCGTAGTGGCGGCGCCCACCGCCGGTGCTTCCGGCATTTTGCCCGGCGTGCTGGTTACGCTGCAGGACCTGCATAAGCTAGACGACCGAAAGATTCTGGAAGGCCTGCTGGTGTCGGCTGGTATTGCGCTGATTATTGAGCAGAATGCCTCCCTGGCCGGCGCCGTAGGCGGCTGTCAGGCCGAAACCGGCTCGGCAGCGGCTATGGGCAGCGGGGCCATTGTGTATTGCCTGGGCGGCAGCGTAGAGTACACCTTTGCGGCCGTGGCCATTACCATTCAGTGTATGCTGGGCCTGGTTTGCGACCCGGTAGCGGGCCTGGTGGAAGTACCCTGCGTGGTGCGCAACGCCTCGGCCGCGGCCATTGCCTTCAGCTCTGCCCAAATTGCCATAGCCGGTGTAGACCCCGTTATTCCGGTGGACCAGTGCGTGGCGGCGCTGGGCGAGGTGGGCCAGAGCATGGAAACCCGCTACAAGGAAACCGCCCTCGGCGGCCTGGCCAACACCACCCGGGGCCGCGAGATTGAGAAAATGGTGCTGGTGCAGGATGTCAATATTCTACCCGACGAGGATACTGAGTAA